From a region of the Methanomassiliicoccales archaeon genome:
- a CDS encoding PAS domain-containing protein has protein sequence HQARGQGYSGTRLIMDVPEELAEQIPEEGTWRKLDRIRDELEITVVCMYDHTTLSPKLLMRSLTSYPIIIEQGMLCQNYFHLPPSDGGSTDISRDLFQQLNTIRTENVQRMMMVEERSQLILANERLHEEIVRRKMVEFALLQAENNQRIMLDAMAEMVFMVDRGLKVTQGNSAFVKFLEGLGLDTALEGKTIFELFIGLPAESWYLYEEIFRYGYTTVTEESVPVIHDRMEFQVHRVPVFKGDMVDRIVVIFRQQPVTEFPQTGIWELAPKLKAAVRDPQGPLDATLNKYPRPVLVHDIDGNLYLYNESICSELGYSWEELAALGNTREIIIPSPEYKEPYRRFNIGGRISAPATLQRKDGTRVDVMRYLIFMGKGKERRIISVLRPL, from the coding sequence TCCATCAGGCAAGGGGGCAGGGATATTCCGGGACCCGTCTGATCATGGACGTGCCCGAGGAGCTCGCTGAACAAATACCAGAGGAGGGAACGTGGCGAAAGTTGGACCGGATCAGGGACGAGCTGGAGATCACCGTGGTATGCATGTACGACCACACCACCCTCTCACCGAAGCTGTTGATGCGGTCGCTGACCTCTTACCCTATCATCATCGAGCAGGGGATGCTTTGTCAGAACTACTTCCATCTTCCACCATCTGATGGTGGGTCCACAGACATCTCCCGCGATCTCTTCCAGCAATTGAACACGATACGCACGGAGAACGTCCAGAGGATGATGATGGTGGAGGAACGCTCCCAGCTCATTCTCGCGAACGAGCGCCTTCACGAGGAGATCGTCCGACGCAAGATGGTGGAGTTCGCCCTTTTACAGGCGGAGAACAATCAAAGGATCATGCTGGACGCCATGGCGGAAATGGTGTTTATGGTGGACCGGGGGCTGAAGGTCACCCAGGGCAATAGCGCCTTCGTGAAGTTCTTGGAAGGTCTAGGGTTGGACACCGCACTCGAGGGGAAGACGATCTTCGAGCTTTTCATCGGACTTCCCGCCGAGAGCTGGTACCTATACGAGGAGATATTCCGATATGGATACACCACGGTCACCGAGGAATCGGTCCCGGTAATACATGACCGAATGGAATTCCAGGTTCACCGGGTGCCGGTCTTCAAGGGTGACATGGTGGACCGTATCGTGGTCATATTCCGGCAGCAGCCGGTGACCGAGTTTCCCCAGACCGGAATTTGGGAGTTGGCCCCGAAGTTGAAGGCGGCGGTCCGAGATCCCCAAGGTCCCTTGGACGCAACGCTAAACAAATACCCCCGTCCAGTGCTGGTCCACGATATCGATGGTAACCTGTACCTCTATAATGAATCGATCTGTTCCGAGCTGGGATATTCGTGGGAGGAGCTGGCCGCTTTGGGGAACACCCGGGAAATCATCATCCCTTCGCCCGAGTATAAAGAGCCATACCGCCGGTTCAACATCGGAGGGCGCATCTCTGCGCCCGCCACTTTACAGCGCAAGGACGGGACCAGGGTCGATGTCATGCGTTACCTGATCTTCATGGGTAAAGGAAAAGAGCGCCGCATCATCTCAGTTCTTCGGCCGTTGTAG
- a CDS encoding ABC transporter permease, with protein MLRDIIGVKASSLVAMRSQFAVVGPTLWLMQILATSLFQMWFFVLVSDFAGDPGASPGYVALGNAVASLTYAAIYGVCMSAGAEKHIGTMATIMSTPTRMYYVFLGKGVYQSFIGLFTVSMSLFFASVFFGVDLSAAEPFTLAAVLLVTCFSMVGFGLIIGSVGVYLRSSMVLGSIVLYLGLLLCGVNFPISYLPGWVQPISYAFPLTYGVEAVREVAIGGSLGDVSGLLVAMLALGIAAYVAAYFLFCFFEKLALKNGSLDVF; from the coding sequence ATGCTGCGCGACATCATCGGTGTCAAGGCCTCGAGCCTGGTGGCCATGCGGTCGCAGTTCGCCGTCGTGGGTCCGACGCTGTGGCTTATGCAGATCTTGGCGACCTCCCTGTTCCAGATGTGGTTCTTCGTGCTGGTCAGCGATTTCGCCGGTGATCCGGGAGCCAGCCCAGGATACGTGGCCCTGGGGAACGCCGTGGCCTCGCTGACCTATGCCGCGATATACGGCGTCTGCATGTCGGCGGGGGCGGAGAAGCACATCGGCACCATGGCGACCATAATGTCCACACCGACACGGATGTACTACGTGTTCCTGGGAAAGGGGGTCTACCAGTCGTTCATAGGTCTGTTCACCGTGAGCATGTCCCTGTTCTTCGCCTCGGTGTTCTTCGGCGTGGACCTATCCGCCGCCGAACCGTTCACCTTGGCCGCAGTGCTGCTGGTCACCTGCTTCAGCATGGTGGGCTTCGGTCTGATCATCGGCAGCGTCGGCGTATATCTGCGCTCCTCGATGGTGCTAGGTTCCATCGTGCTCTATCTGGGACTGCTGCTGTGCGGAGTGAACTTCCCCATTTCGTACCTGCCGGGTTGGGTCCAGCCGATATCATATGCCTTCCCCCTCACCTACGGCGTGGAGGCGGTGAGGGAGGTCGCCATCGGGGGATCGTTAGGTGACGTCTCCGGGCTGCTGGTGGCCATGCTCGCCCTGGGCATCGCCGCTTACGTGGCTGCCTATTTCCTCTTCTGTTTCTTCGAAAAGCTGGCCCTCAAGAATGGGTCCTTGGATGTGTTCTAG